One window of Planctomycetia bacterium genomic DNA carries:
- a CDS encoding serine/threonine-protein kinase, with product MNAPEPVEEDFRIAELLTQYEELLRAGRHDACRRMMQEHPQLLEFADCLTALDALARLSGPVDPPAPDDPDATLLDTRVRTAAIPLGSFGDFELLREIGRGGMGVVYLARQKSLDRVVALKMILSGQWSSEAMISRFHGEARMAAGLRHPHIIRVHEAGELHGQHFLVMEYVDGRSLDRLVESGPLPPTDAARYVATVADAVHYLHQSGIVHRDLKPSNVLVDSDDRVYVTDFGLAKLMDNDAQLTRTGELLGTASYMSPEQAAGRTAEIGAASDIYSLGAILYYLLTGRPPHVGESTFDVLVQVMEREPELPRKLNSQVPSALEQICLKCLEKAPENRYPSAAALAEDLERYLRDEPVEARSAGWWDRLRRWSRREPALSTRLFALAGFVALEMFDYHILSQQFGKLQHYSLRGFHLPMLTLAGVWATGCVAFQQWLEHSRRPTIVRLAWSAGDILMLLTGLMIADGVASGLVAVFPLLIVASGLWSQLRVVWFTTIIAVTAYAGLAIDFHLRRADLQLKYDLAFDRHLAFIVAMLLLGATTAHQVRRLKSLSRYFESRRRE from the coding sequence GTGAACGCGCCGGAACCGGTCGAGGAAGATTTCCGCATTGCCGAACTGCTGACGCAATACGAAGAACTCCTACGCGCCGGACGCCACGACGCCTGCCGGCGGATGATGCAGGAGCATCCGCAGCTGCTCGAGTTCGCCGATTGCCTCACGGCGCTCGACGCCTTGGCCCGCCTCTCCGGCCCGGTTGATCCGCCGGCGCCCGATGATCCCGACGCCACGCTGCTGGATACGCGCGTTCGCACCGCGGCAATTCCGCTGGGCTCGTTCGGCGACTTCGAACTGTTGCGCGAAATCGGTCGCGGCGGCATGGGCGTCGTGTACCTGGCGCGTCAAAAATCGCTCGATCGCGTCGTGGCGCTCAAGATGATTCTCAGCGGGCAATGGTCGTCCGAGGCAATGATCAGCCGCTTTCACGGCGAAGCGCGGATGGCGGCCGGGTTGCGGCATCCACATATCATTCGCGTCCACGAAGCCGGCGAACTGCATGGTCAGCATTTTCTGGTCATGGAGTACGTCGACGGGCGCAGCCTGGACCGCTTGGTCGAATCCGGACCGCTACCGCCGACCGATGCGGCGCGCTATGTCGCCACCGTCGCCGACGCCGTGCATTACCTGCATCAGTCGGGCATCGTACATCGCGACTTGAAGCCGTCGAACGTGTTGGTCGATTCCGACGATCGCGTTTATGTGACTGATTTCGGGCTCGCGAAGTTGATGGACAACGATGCGCAACTCACGCGGACCGGCGAGTTGCTCGGCACGGCCAGTTACATGTCGCCCGAGCAAGCCGCCGGGCGCACCGCGGAGATCGGCGCAGCGAGCGATATCTACAGCCTCGGCGCAATTCTCTATTACTTGTTAACCGGACGTCCGCCCCACGTCGGCGAGAGTACCTTCGACGTGCTGGTGCAGGTCATGGAGCGCGAGCCGGAATTGCCGCGCAAACTCAACTCGCAAGTTCCGAGCGCGCTCGAACAGATCTGCCTGAAGTGCTTGGAAAAGGCTCCGGAAAACCGCTACCCAAGCGCGGCCGCCTTGGCGGAGGACCTGGAGCGTTACTTGCGAGACGAACCGGTCGAGGCGCGCTCCGCCGGCTGGTGGGACCGCCTCCGTCGTTGGTCTCGCCGCGAACCGGCGCTGTCGACACGGCTCTTCGCGCTCGCTGGCTTCGTCGCGCTGGAGATGTTCGACTACCACATCCTCAGCCAACAGTTCGGCAAATTGCAGCACTATTCGCTGCGCGGATTTCATCTCCCGATGTTGACCCTCGCGGGCGTCTGGGCGACCGGCTGCGTTGCGTTTCAACAATGGCTGGAACACAGCCGCCGGCCGACCATCGTTCGACTGGCCTGGAGCGCCGGCGATATCCTGATGTTGCTGACCGGCTTGATGATCGCCGACGGCGTCGCTAGTGGCCTGGTGGCGGTCTTCCCGCTCCTGATTGTGGCCTCCGGCTTATGGTCGCAGCTGCGCGTCGTGTGGTTCACGACCATCATCGCCGTCACCGCGTACGCGGGCCTGGCGATCGACTTTCACCTCCGCCGCGCGGACTTGCAGTTGAAGTACGACCTGGCCTTCGACCGGCACCTGGCGTTCATCGTGGCGATGCTGCTGCTCGGCGCGACGACGGCACATCAAGTGCGGCGGCTGAAGTCGCTCAGTCGCTACTTCGAGTCCCGTCGGCGCGAGTAA